Part of the Passer domesticus isolate bPasDom1 chromosome 30, bPasDom1.hap1, whole genome shotgun sequence genome, AAGGTTGGTCAGGAGTCTGGAACGCAAAtactgtgaggagcagctgagggaactCAGCTTGTTTTTCCTGTataaaaggaggctcagggagacaaggcggtgtcagggcacaggttggacttgatgatctccaaggacttttccaaccttgctaattctgtgattctctgaaaccacccttgcagcagttgcaggatgagccctgggcctcctcttcagaagctgcagcagcccaggtgcctcagcttctcctgccagccccaaagcccatcctgtcagtcctgcagagcctctgcagctcctcctcactgcccagaacagggagccccacaggcagacacagcagcccagatgtgcccccctggcctggggtgcctctggcaagggagcagcaccaggcactgcaggagcctgcagacaattcctgcagcacttggaggatgatcctgctgcccaagggacgttcctatggtgccaagtcaggaactgcaatggggagtggggccagagaggaaagggcaaacagggatgggctatTTGCAGGGGAGGGGATAGAGATGGGGAATAGGAAGTAATCTGGATCAGGGATgggtaaagaaagcaaaggtgaagccaaggaaatgctgagggcagcttgggggtggctgccaggcagccctggctctgagcaacagcgtctgcagtggcacaggaaactcccagctgatgggaacaaactttctggctgactgcagaggccaggacagagctgagtggtttccctggtgtcccccagcccttgctggccccaggggctgatggcatttgtgctccctcaggttcatgtccccacagcagcagcatgggggtgctcccgcctgctctgtgcaatgcaaacaggggctcctgagccagtgctgccgtggctgtgcctgcaaggatgcggcacctgtgtgagctgggggagaggccagggctgcagaggggggatgttgtttgcagctccatgaggacgctctgggacgctgccctgggctgtgcagcgccctggggatggatcagcccctgctctgctgctccttcccgtctcccccagggcccttgcagagccccagccatgctgtttgcccccagcctgcccacggccagcctggggctgctcaccctggggcttttccgtGCTGAGCATTGggctggccgtgttcttgagagagcctgggcaaggagcctggagcccccagggcctggcctgaggcgtcagcgctgccccagcagtgcccatggcctgtccctgctgcagcccgggcactgccacccccaggactgtgcccggccccgagagcactcaggccctgcagcaacaccagggccaccagggcagcggggcagggccacggcagcagcactggcaacaccaagtgctgctgctgctgctgggcacagctgctgtgccagcactgatctgccccagctctgcacacagacatttctgctgcagctccagagaaggcaacaaaagggcatctctgcagaaaactctgctgggagatcctttagttcctttaaagccaCCGAGAGTGCAGCCCGTCATTGACACCGTCTGTGTCCACAGGAaggcaaagagaaacaaaatgagaactGGCacaaaaaatgacatttttatttggacaatatgaaaaaagtgaaaaaaggaaaaagaaccaTACAGAATCAAACCACCAAGAAATATCAAAGAAGACATGTATTAGAAGATATTTGCTGAAATTGGCCAGCCATTTAATGTCTCTGaaagcatccagtcatcagtctcctcactgcagccttgagctcctggttcctcaggctgtagatgagggggttcagggctggaggcaccactgagtacagaactgacagggccaaaTCCAGGGAGAGTGAGGACACGAAGGGGGGCTTTAGGTAGGCAAACAttgcagtgctgaggaacagggagaccacagccaggtgagggaggcaggtggaaaaggctttgtgccgtccctgctcagaggggatcctcagcacagccctgaagagctgcacataggagaaaacaatgaacacaaagcaACAAAATGATAAACTGGCAGTAATGGCAATGAGTCCAAATTCCCTGaggtaggatttggagcaggagagcttgaggattgccgggatttcacagaagaactggcccaggacattgccatggcacaggggcagggaaaatgtgttGGCCGTGAGcagcagagcattgagaaaggcactggcccaggcagctgctgccatgtgggcacaagctctgctgcccaggagggtcccgtagtgcaggggtttgcagatggacacgtagcggtcgtagcacatgaggGTCAAGAGATAGTACTCTGCTCCCATGAAGAACAGtaagaaaaagagctgtgcagcacatcctttgtaggagatgttcctggtgtcccagagggaattgtgcatggctttggggacagtggtgcagatggagcccaggtcgctgagggccaggttgagcaggaagaagaacatgggcgtgtgcaggtggtggccgcaggctacggcgctgatgatgaggccgttgcccaggagggcagccagggagatgcccagcaagaggcagaagtgcaggagctgcagctgccgcgtgtctgccaatgccagcagcaggaagtggctgatggagctgctgttggacatttgctggggctgcacatggggacctgttcatggagaaaggataATGAAGAGTTAGAGGAGATGTCTGTAACCAAAATCAAAGCCATTTCCAATACACCCTCCTGTGTAACACACACTGACAAGCTTCTGTATTTAAGAGTtctgaggttttctttttaatctccATCTGTATCTCTCCTGGTATTCTTGGATATCAGAAACcctctgcatttctgctgcccGCAGTGAGAACAGAGCACGTTCTGTGAGGCAAAGTGATGAGTGGAGACAGTCTGTCAGTTGATTCTGTTCAGAGTTTCTCTGGGCTTTTACTTTTCTCAAATGGAGGATGTTCACACTCCCAAGTTTTCCTTAAAGATCACCAGATATTGCTGGGAAGAGTTGcatccaccacagcccagctccacatttgTAGACAAGGCCTTTTCTCATTTCAccaacccagcagcattttcagtgtcagaacACATCTGCCTTTCGCCATCAATCTTACCACTCAGTGATGCTCGAGGACAGGTTTGCACCCTGGATTGAAGTTCCCAGCTTGGACTGAAATCTCAGGGAGACTTCCAAGGGTCCTTATGATGGCATtggatgaagggagatgcagctccttccctggctgcactgacagcattgcccagagccgggcactgggcacagcgtcaccctgagccagctgtgccccctcccagagcccccagggccgggcagctgctcccagccctgtgctctgcagggggacctgggcccagggctgcagagctgccccacggctctgctgcagctctgcctgcacaggaggggcttcacgccttggagccccggccctgagggcagaggcttggctgggggacaggagggagggggcttgttcagagggaggggctgcactggaggggaTCCCGTGGGcatctctaaactctccctgccacagcattgctgggttttgttttctttcattgcCCGatctctctgcttcctggagattttcctcctgcaggtgtttccctgtGCTTGAACCCTtcctgccagcactcacaggCCTCAAATCTCTGTGCAGTCTACTTCGCCTGacagaaccctgcctgtttgcagggcactggctgggggcaggttctctttgcagcttggagaaaggacagctcagactgagcctgatggGTGCAGCAaagctgatgctgctgctgtccataGGCACAGTGGCTGAGAGCACATTAGGGATATCCTGTGAACCTATTGAACACTAAAAACAACAGTTCAGATGCCTCAGGCGCTTGTCAAAACTCATAACTAATAATTAAATCCTAATTCATAATAATACAATTATTCGTAACTAATTCATACTCAGCCTTGAATATTTATCTCCCCTTCCTGCCATTCTCTAAGAGTATGAAACTGAATGCAAAGTTTTAGGACATTTCCTCATATTTATCAAAATCCTTGTCTTGGAAATATTCTATGACTGATCGAAAAAcctcagcatgtcagagcttCATGAGCATTTCATCTCCCCTGCTTCAGAAATACTCAGAGTTGTACTCACAGACTctgtaggcattgggatgttccagctttaggagatggctccaggagctgcagctgcattgtcctgcagccagaggttcctgtgccaagggctggcagtgattctgccccaggcacttctcagcaccttcccagccctgactgattgaagctctctgtgcctctgggctttGCCTgaggtggctgcaggcagtgccccagccctgctgggctggcagaagagctgctcagcaagagaaatgtgcttttgaagctcttcttgcttaccagcagctgcctctgtgccaggagcccagtccagctcagcagcacagacacagcagcaggactttaatcaccctctggggctttgtgctcaggccctgaacatcagtccctgagaggcagctgaagaaacctctccagaactccaaggcagaatccaactccaaagtttcttggacttttaatgggtcccactgtgGGACATGACtcagaaagtgtccccaggccccaggcagagcagaggactggaggcactgatgacaggtggggataaagagaagccaagtcttggtggcctggggcacagcaaggtctgtgccaccaagggctgggaggagacacctcgtcctgaggccctggggcctccgggcacagccccagccaggctgggcactgtcagccccttgtcctgccctcagcatccccccctagcccacatcccagtggcctcaaggatctgctggaaggagtccctggggagccttgctcagcaatggccctgggggctcctgaatgctcccagcaactgcaggtttttcaaaggactttgggtttggcttttgccttggagtctctgagaggtttgtgcaatcatggcctccaattatctgctgtaattagtccctggagaggctttgtcagtaacaacactcagtgggggtcattaatgcttcagggtacttcagttattttaagttACTTGATGTTTCTCTTTTGATAAACACTCTGTGAGAGGTTtatgcaatcatggccccaattatctgctttaatgagtcccctgagagctttgtactgacactcagtggggctcattaatactttgagatactcaaggtttttGAAGTACTTTGAATTTTCCTATTCACACTGAGTCTTTGAAattttttgtgccatcctggcctccaattctctcctccaaggagtccatgaggagcctgtgctggggatggaCCTCATTGGGCCCATTCATGCCTTgacacactttggggttttcttctggcTTGGACTCCTGGACAGGTAtgtacaatctcctctcaggccctgaggttccagggctcagctccaaatgtaCCATGGGGCTTATTagcatcaagcaagtcctgacaaaccatggctctgccttgatttccctctgctctagtgCTGTTCATCAGGAAGTCTTCCTCttggagaaatatttgaaagattTTCTAGTAaatatgtattcctattttcaaggatatattttaatttttttttcttattacacaagaggtgattgaagcattcagtgactgatactgatccagggactctcctaaggaggtctggcctgctcagagaacctgtgccttgagctctgacccagtgtggacaaccttgctccacattccccatccccatcctgtctctcctcactcacttgggatctgctttgcttggagatctgactgcacacagccaaagaggggttttgtctttttaattctttgaagcaatctaaaactctTGAGTGTCTCTGTTGAAAACATAGACCATCCTCAaggctgtgccaagcccaaggtgTCACCCAGGTGTCACCAAGGCCACTCcagacctgccctgggccagctgtgagggtggatcatcatcccaaactgcactgggccattacaaaatgagaaattctgCCTAGTTTGATGTTGATTTCTGTTAGGGACCAGATACCCCCCTACCCCAGagacaatattttctaaaatgtcctTGTTGACCACaccagaaacatatttttgggcCCTGTAATTGTTGCTGGGGCCCCTTAAAGGGGAATGGCATGGCCACTAGGGCCTCTGCAACTCCTTGCCCAATGGCCTGGGCTTGTACGGCCGCTACGTGTTCTGCTGTCCTGAGGCAATTACAGCCTCAATCATCTGCAGGAGTGTGGGTTCCATCTCTAGTGGAAGGGCACGCAGCCCTTTCTTACATTCCAGGTTGGCATTGGCTACCCCCAATGAGTTTAGTAATTCATTTTGAGTCTTTTCATCCCGGACTTGTTTCTCTAGTGCCTGTTTAAGGCGATCAATCAATTTCATGCAGGGCTCTCTGGGTTCTTGTCTTATGTTTACATAGTGCAAACTGGGGGTGCTACCATCCGGTACCTGGATTAAAGCTTTCAAAGCCATCTCTTTTCTATCGTCCAATACTTCTCTGGGGATACCTGCTGCTTGATCATCTGGCAGGCTGTGTTGTCCTTCTCCAGCTAGATGGCTAATTGTCAATTGCGCCCTTGCCTCATTATTAGCATAGTCTGCTATTAATTGATTTAGTAAACACTTCCATCCCCCTTTCCCACAGGGTGTATTCTGTAGGTGATAAAAACATggtcataatatattttaaatcataggGGGTTACATGTGCTGTAAATATGGCCCTCATTAGGCCATTAAAACAAGGTGAGTCCTGCCTCTAGTCTTTAGCTGCCCTACACAGCTCCTTGATTTCCCTGTAAACCAATGGCTGATACCTGGGATTCTGCTCCCTTCTTTCCTAATGTCCTGGGGCAATGAGGAGTTTCAAGACTAtttgccagtctccttcctTAACTGCTTCCTTCCAGATCCTTTCCCAGGGATCTTCTAGGGTTGAGGGaagaggtggctctggggaatGCAAACTGtcttctggggaggaagaatAACTTGGAGCAGAAACACTTGGATTAGAAATAGTGTGACAGTTTGGCTTAGTATCCTTGACCATGGGGTTTCTATTGTTGCCGGAGGTGAGTAAAAGGCGCtgccattttgtcattttctggagctgtggcccagGTGGAGGTGGAATGAATGACAGTGGAGACGTGACCTGCAGTCACAGGGGTGGAGTCTGGAGGTTCGTTCAGagtggaagagaaggttgtggTAGCAGGAAGTGAAGGAGCCAagatggagggaggatggcCAGGCTCCCGAGCCACATTCGGGCTTCTTCCATCTTGGGTCTCCAGGGCACAATGCTCCAAGACAGCGTGGCCATTGCCATCTTGGACCATCATGGAAAGTCCAAGAAAGGCAGGTTTCAGGGGAGGTCCCGGGTTAGGAGTGACTGATGGATCAAGTTTTCGACACACAGcttgctggtgaagggtctcaAGGATGGTGTAGAAGAAGGGGAGCATGCGGGGTGCAATGGGGTCCCTTTTGATCAAAAGGTTGCACAATTTAAATCCCCCAGAGTCACAAAATTCGGTGGTATGGATTTCGTCAGCATAAGTGTCTGGAAAATTTTTAATGATCCAGCTCACGATTGATTTTAAAttgttctttgaaaatattttgtcatgatCAGTGAGAATTAACTTAAAGTGTCCATATAAGCTCCTTTCTACTTTGGACAACAGACcacccatttttctccttctccgcCTTGGGGGTAACAGCCACCGGAACGCCCCAAATCAATTATGGGATGTGGatccatattttaaaaacacgATGGCAAAATGGGCGATAAatgtcctgcattttcccaaacccacctgcaaTCCTCCACAGGAGGAAACCATCATCATCCCCACCAATGTTGGCTCAGGTCCCTCGAAGTGACGGGAAATCCACCGGGCCAGGCACAATCCACAGTCCCGGGGAGCCCTGGCCTATCTCTCAGCTAACCCCAGCTGACGTAACTGAATGTCagggtccctgctcaggggcCAGATGTCGCAGTGAGGGTGGCTGAGAAAAACCTCTCTGGTTCCCTGACTTCAAGGCGAGGGTGGCAAAAATGAAAAGGCGCTGGTTCAATGGAGTTGCGcaaaaaataactttaaaaacagggtgaaaaacaaaaaacatggaGAAGGCAAGCCCAGTATGAAGGGCAGGGTCCACAGACCTGAGATAAAGTAACAATATATACACTTGGGGGTAGAACACTCTAGAACAATACCCATATAGGGGAAACAAGTAACCAGTAGGGAAGCAGAACTTGGACAACTTAGCATAACAACACTAATGCTTATCGGGGAACTCCCAAGCTCATCCTAAGTTAAACAAATTACTCCCAGGGCTTGAAACTCATGCCTGgttcttccaggaaaaaaatctggctGACTCTGAGTTACAGCCAAGctaactcccacactgctgctttgcactggaCCCTTGGGACCATGGGGCCCAACAGAGCCACAGCGatgtccttggttccatgagggtctacaatgtcacaatggtcccttggatccatggtgctctgcagtgtcacaatgcccCTTCATTTCACAAGGCCACAAAGTGTCACATTGGTCTTCATAAGAAGGAAACCACAGAACCCCCATGTTTCAGGAACTGATGAATGGcagccaccagaggccaaggcaagCCTGACCCGTCTGTCCTGGCAGGTTTGTCTGGGAGCAACCCttaaatattcaaaattatgactgtggaatcctaatttcagaCATATGTGCCTGcagaaggaggatttttttgcataaaaagaaaagcatagaGCCCTTTccagtgtttggaaaacagGTCAGTGCTGGCACTCAGGAGTTAAagaccagccagacctgtctgtcctggtaGCTTTTCTCTGGCAGCAATCCTTGGATACACAGAAATTTGGATGTAGAATCCTAATTTTGCCCATGGATACCTGGAAAAgatggacagttcttttccatacaaAGGAAcgccagagccccagtgtttcaggggcagatggGAGTGGCCTTCCACATTCCAAGGTCtgccagacctgtcaggtgactcctgggaggccaaggcagccagacctattttgtgttctcttggtTCCATAGGGCCCtgtagtgtcacaatggctgtATGCTTCCATGAAGTCTTGCAACATCACAGTGGTTCTCTTGCTTCCATGATGTCCTGTGGCATcataatggccccttggttacaCAAGTCCTTAAGGATCTTAATAGTTTCCATGGTTCGAaaaggccccacagtgtcataatggtctttgtgttccatgaagccctgctgtgtcaccatggtcccttggttctgTTGGGGCCCAGTAGTGCAACAATGGttccacagcttcccacagtgtcacaatgaccccttccctccatgaggccctgcagggtcacaatggCTCTTTGGTTCCCTGGGGCCCCACATTGTCACATAATTCCATGGGGCcttgcagtgccacaatggtctccatggatccatggtgccccacaggatcacaaaggccctttggctccatgaggccctgaaatgcaacaatggcctcttggttccacaaagccctgctgcttcacactggccccttgggaccatgCAGCTCAACAGACCCACAGTAATGTCCTTGGTTCTGTGAGGCTCCcgagtgtcacaatggtcccttggatccatggtgctctgcagtgtcacaatgcccctgcatttcacaagaccccaaagtgtcacaatgatcccatGGTTCCTCAAgatcccacagtgtcacaatgatcccgTGGTTCCTCAAgatcccacagtgtcacaatgatccccttggttccacaagttCCTACAGTGTAACAATGCCCTTTGGCTCCATAATACCCCACAGTGCCTCAGTGGTCTCCATAGGAAGAAAACAGCCgagccccaggggcagatgagaggctgtcaccagaggccaaggctagCCAGACTTGACTGtattggcagattttgtctgggagaaagccttggatatagggaattttagaggtggaatcctaatttcagCCATGGGAGCCTAGACAAGAAAgatagttcttttccataggaagtaAAGCACAGAGACCAGTGCTTCACAGTCAGATGGGAAGTGGCCCTTGACATGTCAAATTCAGTGGGACCTGTCAGACAGGCCCCAGGAGGCCAAAGCaggcagacctgttccatgttccgcTGATATCATGGGTCCCCACAccatcacaatggtctccttgattccatgaagtctggcaatgtcacaatggcttcttGGTTTCATAGGCCCCAACAGAGTCACAGTGGTCCCTTGGCTCCATgcggccctgctgtgtcacaatggctccttgtTTCTATGGGCCCCACAGTTTGATCATTGACCCTTGCTTGCACAGGGTCCTGAATTGCACAATGgtttccttgattccatgaagttcCA contains:
- the LOC135287613 gene encoding olfactory receptor 14J1-like, whose product is MSNSSSISHFLLLALADTRQLQLLHFCLLLGISLAALLGNGLIISAVACGHHLHTPMFFFLLNLALSDLGSICTTVPKAMHNSLWDTRNISYKGCAAQLFFLLFFMGAEYYLLTLMCYDRYVSICKPLHYGTLLGSRACAHMAAAAWASAFLNALLLTANTFSLPLCHGNVLGQFFCEIPAILKLSCSKSYLREFGLIAITASLSFCCFVFIVFSYVQLFRAVLRIPSEQGRHKAFSTCLPHLAVVSLFLSTAMFAYLKPPFVSSLSLDLALSVLYSVVPPALNPLIYSLRNQELKAAVRRLMTGCFQRH